Proteins from one Chloroherpetonaceae bacterium genomic window:
- a CDS encoding Fe-Mn family superoxide dismutase: MTNRRTFLQTSAAGAVAFAFSGTIPSALASTYEPFFLQSDLVDSNGKYILPGLPYKYEALEPVIDRKTVEIHHSKHHKGYVDGANIAEDNLRAAREASERDSNAFALVKHWERELAFHVSGHVLHSIYWETLRTPQESNRPKDSFLKSITEHFSSYERFWMQLEKATIAVEGSGWGVLAYQPFSKKLTILTVEKHQDVFSVGAIPLLVIDVWEHAYYLNYQNRRADYVKAIQKIINWENVSLRYDYTKKLG; this comes from the coding sequence ATGACAAACCGCCGAACATTTTTACAAACGTCTGCTGCAGGGGCAGTCGCATTTGCGTTCTCGGGCACTATTCCAAGTGCGTTAGCAAGTACTTATGAACCCTTCTTTCTTCAAAGTGACTTAGTTGATTCAAATGGGAAATACATTTTGCCCGGATTACCTTATAAATACGAGGCATTAGAGCCGGTTATTGATCGAAAAACGGTAGAAATTCACCATAGCAAGCATCATAAAGGATATGTGGATGGTGCCAATATAGCCGAAGATAACCTTCGTGCAGCGCGTGAAGCAAGTGAGCGTGATTCAAATGCGTTTGCTCTTGTAAAACATTGGGAGCGAGAATTGGCATTTCATGTTTCAGGTCATGTATTACACTCGATTTATTGGGAAACACTACGGACACCTCAAGAAAGCAACCGACCCAAAGATTCATTTCTCAAATCCATTACAGAACACTTCAGCAGCTATGAACGCTTTTGGATGCAGCTTGAAAAAGCCACGATTGCTGTTGAAGGTTCCGGCTGGGGGGTTCTTGCTTATCAACCTTTTTCAAAAAAACTGACCATATTGACCGTAGAAAAGCATCAGGATGTTTTTTCAGTCGGTGCGATTCCCTTATTGGTGATTGATGTTTGGGAACATGCCTATTACCTCAATTACCAAAACCGCCGAGCGGATTATGTCAAAGCGATTCAAAAGATTATCAACTGGGAGAATGTTTCCTTAAGGTATGATTATACCAAAAAATTGGGGTGA
- the priA gene encoding primosomal protein N', protein MKRIMKTAFVYLDQPYLEKPIRYRIPTHFNELIQVGSRVLVPFGKADKTYLGFIRSIEHSEQEETSLDEIIDVFDDGKSVFSPRMFELSEWISAYYINSPSESLGAMLPAALRIEPKETVRLKEFTLSSADESIVKTELRRKIVSELEKNRSLTIRQLEKKTGSKNLRRALSELERIGEIEIEKTHLQKGKPKTKSAYRITQTNSSTPTEVMMAEALKRFKRSKQKTAALEKLMSLEFTHYFPEQLNLKSALLRSLVKDGVLEEIKVELDRAFQEGFYESKKNFELSSIQREAVNRISNAIEKNEFRSILLHGVTGSGKTWVYIEAIRSALREGKSAIILVPEISLTPQTAARFRAEFGDLIRVLHSAMSDGEKYDAWENLRTGKASIALGPRSAIFAPLANLGLIIVDEEHEGSYKQDKPAPRYNGRDVALVRAKLEKAVCVLGSATPSIESFFNAEQSKYHYQELPTRADGAEMPELKLIWMPREKKLTPSISETLFNQIFERMKRNEQVILFQNRRGFVGSVSCYDCGHIHTCDACNVPLVYHRTQNQLQCHYCGAVKPMIRSCLRCKSENLLYKGSGTEKIETELASLFPSEKILRMDLDSTSKKGSHAKILSDFREGKSRLLLGTQMVAKGLDFPNVTLVGVLAADIGLALPDFRASERLYSLLTQVAGRAGRAEKRGEVYLQVFDLYNPVFKHFLENDYKSFYEAEKKLRSELRYPPFSRLVKVEFSGLVEQHVRTVAERFSYDLHAQNTDPRFEFLGPVPAVLEKLNNKFRYQLLIKQTDGARIQKESFKAVHRIYHERNPWKVSIAIDVDVQSMM, encoded by the coding sequence ATGAAACGAATCATGAAAACAGCTTTTGTTTATCTCGATCAGCCTTATCTCGAAAAGCCGATTCGCTATCGAATACCAACTCATTTTAACGAGCTCATTCAAGTCGGTAGTCGGGTACTTGTTCCCTTTGGGAAGGCCGACAAAACATACTTAGGCTTTATCCGAAGTATAGAACACTCTGAGCAAGAAGAAACCTCACTTGATGAAATCATCGATGTTTTTGATGATGGCAAATCGGTTTTTTCACCGAGAATGTTTGAACTTTCGGAGTGGATTTCTGCATACTACATCAACTCCCCAAGCGAATCCTTAGGGGCTATGCTTCCCGCGGCGCTACGGATTGAACCGAAGGAAACGGTTCGATTGAAAGAATTTACACTAAGCTCGGCCGATGAATCTATCGTGAAAACCGAACTAAGAAGAAAAATTGTCTCTGAACTTGAAAAAAATCGGAGCCTTACGATACGCCAACTTGAAAAAAAGACCGGTTCAAAAAATCTGCGCCGTGCCCTCTCTGAACTTGAGCGAATCGGCGAAATCGAAATCGAAAAAACCCATCTCCAAAAAGGTAAACCTAAAACAAAATCGGCTTATCGCATTACCCAGACAAATTCTTCAACACCAACTGAAGTCATGATGGCCGAAGCACTCAAACGATTCAAAAGAAGTAAACAAAAAACGGCAGCCCTTGAGAAATTGATGTCTCTTGAATTCACCCATTACTTCCCAGAACAGCTCAACTTGAAGTCTGCACTGCTTCGCAGTTTGGTTAAAGACGGCGTACTTGAAGAAATCAAGGTTGAGCTTGACCGGGCTTTTCAAGAAGGCTTTTATGAATCCAAAAAAAACTTTGAGCTTTCATCAATTCAGCGCGAGGCGGTAAATCGAATTTCAAATGCAATCGAAAAAAATGAATTTCGATCCATTCTATTACACGGGGTTACAGGAAGTGGGAAAACTTGGGTTTATATCGAAGCAATAAGGTCTGCGCTTCGTGAGGGTAAATCTGCCATTATCCTTGTTCCGGAAATTTCACTCACCCCTCAAACTGCCGCGCGATTTCGTGCAGAATTCGGCGACCTTATCCGAGTTTTACACAGCGCAATGAGCGATGGTGAGAAATATGACGCTTGGGAAAACTTGCGAACCGGTAAGGCAAGCATTGCGCTCGGCCCTCGCTCGGCCATATTCGCTCCATTGGCAAATTTGGGATTAATCATTGTCGATGAAGAGCACGAGGGGTCATACAAACAAGATAAACCAGCACCGCGATACAACGGCCGCGATGTCGCACTTGTTCGAGCTAAACTCGAAAAGGCCGTTTGTGTGCTAGGCTCCGCAACCCCAAGCATCGAATCCTTCTTCAATGCCGAGCAATCGAAGTATCACTATCAAGAACTTCCCACGCGAGCAGACGGTGCAGAGATGCCGGAACTCAAACTCATTTGGATGCCGCGTGAAAAAAAATTGACGCCGAGCATCTCCGAGACGCTTTTTAATCAAATTTTTGAGCGGATGAAACGGAATGAGCAAGTCATATTATTTCAAAATAGACGAGGCTTTGTCGGTTCAGTATCCTGCTACGATTGCGGTCACATTCATACTTGCGATGCTTGCAATGTTCCGCTTGTCTATCATCGAACCCAAAATCAATTGCAATGTCACTATTGCGGTGCGGTGAAACCAATGATTCGTTCATGCTTGCGTTGCAAATCAGAAAACTTGCTCTATAAAGGAAGCGGAACCGAGAAAATCGAGACTGAACTCGCCTCGCTTTTCCCAAGTGAAAAAATTCTTCGGATGGATTTAGACAGCACTTCGAAAAAAGGCTCACACGCAAAAATTTTATCCGATTTTCGCGAAGGGAAATCGCGCTTGCTTTTAGGCACGCAGATGGTCGCAAAAGGATTGGATTTTCCGAATGTAACCTTAGTTGGCGTTCTTGCGGCTGATATTGGTTTAGCTTTGCCCGATTTCCGAGCAAGTGAACGGCTTTATTCACTCCTTACTCAAGTGGCCGGAAGAGCCGGCCGCGCGGAGAAACGTGGTGAAGTGTATTTACAAGTATTTGACTTATACAACCCGGTCTTTAAACACTTTTTAGAAAATGACTACAAGAGCTTTTACGAAGCTGAAAAAAAACTTCGATCTGAACTTCGCTATCCACCCTTTTCGAGATTGGTTAAAGTAGAGTTTTCAGGGCTTGTGGAGCAGCATGTTCGCACCGTTGCCGAGCGATTCAGCTACGACCTTCACGCGCAAAACACCGACCCACGATTCGAATTTCTTGGCCCCGTTCCCGCGGTTCTTGAAAAACTCAATAATAAATTCCGTTATCAACTTCTTATCAAACAAACAGACGGTGCACGAATTCAAAAAGAGAGTTTTAAAGCCGTACACCGCATTTATCACGAACGCAACCCGTGGAAAGTCTCCATCGCCATCGATGTCGATGTACAGAGTATGATGTAA